One window of the Vigna radiata var. radiata cultivar VC1973A chromosome 1, Vradiata_ver6, whole genome shotgun sequence genome contains the following:
- the LOC106769962 gene encoding methylecgonone reductase-like, whose amino-acid sequence MDFGSAEGPHRENRRFPSPPLTPRSQQNCKARSCLSPLQPLSIARRSLDEWPKAGSDDIGEWLQPPTIPGGRGNGSNGERTLWLQDSPSEDTTSILYDVIDYFEDVRKKGGRVFVHCCQGVSRSTSLVIAYLMWREGQSFDDEGCKRDWRLGLEYVDLYLIHFPVRLRQGAKGIKYGKEDILPLDMKGTWEDMEQCCKLGLAKSIGVSNFGVKKLSQLVQNAIITPALVQVEMNAAWQQENLRKFCKERGIHVSAWSPLGANGAVWGSLAVMDSPILKDIAYKSGKSVAQVALRWIIEEGATPIVKSFNSERMKQNLKIFDWELSESDSEKIKEIPQHRGFKGERFVSEFGPFKTFEELWE is encoded by the exons ATGGATTTTGGTAGCGCAGAAGGTCCTCACAGAGAGAATCGGCGATTCCCTTCGCCACCACTTACACCTCGGTCGCAGCAGAATTGTAAGGCGCGGTCTTGCTTGTCGCCGCTGCAGCCGCTGTCTATCGCTCGACGGAGTCTTGATGAGTGGCCGAAGGCGGGCTCTGACGACATCGGCGAGTGGCTGCAACCGCCCACCATCCCGGGAGGGAGAGGTAATGGTAGCAATGGTGAAAG GACTTTGTGGCTGCAGGATAGTCCCTCCGAGGACACTACTAGTATCTTGTATGATGTCATTGACTACTTTGAGGATGTTAGGAAAAAAGGTGGGAGGGTGTTTGTGCACTGTTGTCAAGGGGTGTCTCGGTCTACATCTCTGGTGATTGCTTACCTTATGTGGAGGGAGGGacaaagttttgatgatgaaggcTGCAAGAGGGATTG GAGGTTGGGTCTAGAGTATGTGGATCTTTACCTAATCCATTTTCCAGTGAGGCTGAGACAAGGAGCTAAAGGAATCAAGTATGGCAAAGAAGACATTCTTCCTTTGGACATGAAAGGAACATGGGAAGACATGGAACAATGCTGTAAATTGGGTTTGGCCAAATCCATTGGTGTAAGCAATTTTGGGGTGAAAAAGCTTTCACAGCTTGTTCAGAATGCTATTATTACTCCTGCTCTTGTCCAG GTGGAGATGAACGCGGCATGGCAACAGGAAAACCTGAGAAAATTCTGCAAAGAGAGGGGAATTCATGTGAGTGCATGGTCTCCTCTGGGAGCCAATGGAGCTGTGTGGGGTTCCCTTGCTGTTATGGACAGTCCTATTCTGAAGGACATTGCATACAAATCAGGCAAGAGTGTGGCACAG GTTGCACTGAGGTGGATAATAGAGGAAGGTGCAACTCCAATAGTGAAGAGCTTCAACAGTGAGAGAATGAAGCAAAATCTTAAGATTTTCGATTGGGAGCTGAGTGAGAGTGACTCAGAGAAGATTAAAGAAATACCACAGCATAGGGGTTTCAAGGGTGAACGTTTTGTCTCTGAGTTTGGCCCTTTCAAAACTTTCGAAGAACTTTGGGAATGA